A segment of the Lolium perenne isolate Kyuss_39 chromosome 3, Kyuss_2.0, whole genome shotgun sequence genome:
CCCATGTTGGAACTCATGGCTATCAAGAATTTCGACATAATCAAAAGGTATAATAGTCCAGCGGGAATTAAGCTAATTCTTGGTTGACTGAGAATTAGCAAAACCTTTTTATTTAAATATGGTTTAGGGGTGATCGGGTTTGCCTATAGGACAAATGGGCAACAAGATGCTGGATACAACATTATGCCACAACACTCTTCAGCTGATGATGCAAAAACAAAAGGTCGCTTATGATCACGACGGTGGAAATGTATTGGTGAACCCTAGAACAATTTAATAAAAACATCAAAAAGTAATTCAACTTATCATatgtggttttttttttttgaacttatcATCCTTCAAGACAAACAAATGACCAACATCAAAAGTTAATTCGATATTCGTGTGGGTTTGCATGACCATTCACATTCCCAGGTTGCTTCAATCGTGAGAATACCTAGCTTGTGAAGATGCCATGAAACGATTAGCATTGAccttccatcatcatcatcttattCTAATCCCCACTGGCACGGCAAGCCAACGACTGCACATGGGTGCTACCCTAATTAATCGGCTAATCACGACCCCAAATACCCAATGATTTGTGAAACTTGCCGTGTTCAAAAAAAGCAAAACAATAGGAAGGCTTGTTGCGCACAAAAGAcagaaagagaaaagaaaaagggaCGAAAAAGCAAAAAATACAAAAGATGGAGACCTTGCTAAGCACTCCAGCAAGGTGCAAGCCCGGCCCTTGGCCCAGCCCAGCCCAGCCCTGGGAAGGCTCTAGAAACAGCCCCACGGGCCCTTAAGAGGCCATTTACCCGCACGCTCAATCCAATCCACCAAATACCGTCGATCTCTCTCCCTCGTGCTCGCTCCCCAAGTCTTCGCCGAGTCGTCCCCTCCGACCTCGCCGCagacgccatggccgccgccgcctcggatctggagagCAAGGCCAAGGCCGCCTTCgtcgacgacgacttcgagctcGCCGTCGACCTCTACTCCCAGGCCATCGACGTCGGCCCCGCCACCGCCGACCTCTACGCCGACCGCGCCCAGGCCCACATCAAGCTCGGAAGTTACACTGGTACCtgcctccccctctcccgcactCTCCTTCGGCTCGATTCGCTTGCTTACGTGAAGATTTGTCTCGAGGGCGTGGATGAAATCGAGATGTTTGTGTGTTGTTCTGGGCGTAGTAGATGCGTTTGATTCGGATGCTGCTTGTTGCGTTTTCCGCGCGGAGATGCGACTGTAGATTAGGGTTATTTTGAAGGTCAAGCGCGCTTAAATAAAGCCCTAGCAAGCTTTGTTTTCGCATCTAGTAAGAAAAAAACTTTCTTTTCGTTCCGATCGCTTACGCCATTCGTGTTGCGTGTCCAAGTAGTGTTCGGGCGACCCAAAGAGTTTCTTCTCCTGTAGGGGTCACACAGATTTGGGCGAAATATGTTCAGTTCGTAAAGGGTTTGACTTTCCCGGAGTGTGTAGGCTTGGGAAGATATGGAGGTAGAGTAGCTTTGCAGCGTGCTTAGTATAGTCATTGCACGACTTGTTCAGATGCTATGGTTAGTGCTTGCTTTCCTGCTCACCGCGTAGTGATTTTTGTTGAACTTGGTGCGAACCTGTAAACAAACAATGTGGGGTTATATGAGTGGGTTGCTTGATCTCTGGTTTTTGAGAGGGCTGTTGATGCTTCCTATTTCTACAGTACAGCCTTTTTAGTCTAGCCTTGAAAAGGAGTGAGATTTAATGTGGTGGCATGGAATGTTACATTAATCTCTTAAAACTAGTGTACTATTGAATCAGTacgaaggaaaaaaaaaaaaagactctGGCTAGGAGTGTGTTAATCTTGCTATCTGTATTTCTGTCTTGTGATTAAGTGTTTACTTTGTGTTGCTATCATGTGATTGCTTTGATGACACTGGCTAATATTTTTAAGTTGTGACTCGTagccatgttctatacttgttagaATATTCTTAGCGCCCAATTCATGTGGTGGCATGGAATGTTACATTAATCTCTTAAAACTAGTGTATTATTGTGAATCAGTAGGAAGGAAAGAATGAAGATTCTGGCTAGGAGTGTGTGCTATCACTATTTCTATCTTCTGATTAACTATTTGGTTGTCTGCACGTTTTGTTTTCTCCAGTTTGGTGCATTCTGAACTGCTTGCCCGTGAAAAACTGTTGCAGCTACAGCTTATATTTATGTGTTTGACAGAACAATTTGGTAGCAAAAATTCCCCTATGCAGTCTGTATGTGGGCACTAAATCCCACTGTCTATGGTTATATGTTCGGATACTTGCTAATTTGAGAATTATTAGTAATATGATTCCTTTATCAGGGAGGTCTGGAGATCCATGTTCCTGACTATGTAGCCTTTTATCCTCGAAATATTACAATATTATATTTTTTCAATAATAACATCAAGCAGCTGTTCCACTCTATCTAATGAAGAAAAAAAAGTTATGTGGCATATCTGTAAATTCAACTTCAAGCGGTACTTTGTTTTGCTGTCATGTGATTGCTTTCATGACGCGGGCTAATATTTTTAAGTTGTGACTCATaaccatgttctatacttgttagaATATTCTTAGCGCCCAATTCATGTTTGTCTGTGACATGTACTTGTTTCCTCTGTTACATATTGATGAAACCTTTATCTGGGTGTGTCAACCATGAACCTTGTCACGTGGCTTATTTATTTGCTCATTACCTCTAGAATGGTTTGAAATGTTAGTGCCGCACTTTGCATATAACATCATCATTTCAGTTTCTGAGTACCAGTTGTAACTCATTTGTGAACTTTAGCCCTAGATTCTTATGCCCGCTCAATTAACCAATCAGTATGCCTGCAAATATAGTTTGTTAGTTTCTAGGGACTATCCTCAATATTTTTTACTATCCCCTCATGATCATTACTCGTGAATAGGTCATCGAGGCTAATTCCTTCATTTCTGTGCCATTGGCTAAAATCACCCACGTTTGTGGACGGATGTGGTAGCTATATCGtgtttttttttacttgtttactGATAGTAATTGCATTTTCGTTATAAAGCAAAACTGTGCACTGAGCGCATATTAATTTGTCTTGCAGAGGCTGTAGCTGATGCCAACAAAGCAATTGAACTTGATCCTTCGATGCACAAAGCGTACCTTCGCAAAGGGTTAGTGATGCATTTATTTGCTTCATTTGTTAAATATTTTTCTAATGGCACACTGCCACATATTGCATATTCATTTTTATGTGATAAGAAAATCTTGGTTGCAGCTCGGCATGCATCAAGCTGGAGGAATACCAAACTGCAAAGGCTGCTCTTGAGGTGGGTTCTTCCTATGCATCTGGTGACTCAAGGTTTACTCGTCTGATGAAAGAATGTGATGATCGCATTGCTGGTGAGTGAAACCTTTTTGGGTCAGTGATTGCGTGATGGACATAGTGATATTGTTTAGTTTCGGCATGCAACTATGAGAATATATGATCTTTATGTTTGCACATGTTTTGACTTGTTATCTTCTGTTTCTCATAATAGCATTGTGTACTGATAATTAACAAGTGCATATTGATTATCCAATGTTTCAGAACATGCTAGAATTTCTGAAGCCGCATATGATATTTTCTGTTGCTCTCTCTTATTCACACTTGTAGTACTTGGGTTATTGGTTATTAACTTGTTACTATCTGTTCAGAGGAGGCTAGCCAGGTGCCAGTAAAgagtgctgctgctgttgctgtggCTCCAGCCACAACTTCTGGGGCTACAACTGTGGCTACTGCTGCTGAAGACAAGGAGGATGGTGCAAGTATGGAGAATGCACAGCCAACTGTAGAAGTGCCAAGCAAGCCCAAATACAGGTAATCAGTGCATAGTTCCTTCAATAATGCTCACTTCTCCCAGGGCACATTCATTTCTATGCACTAACTTTTTGAATTTTTGGAGACATCTAGTTACATCAACTAAAAGCTGCTCTTACCTCATATCCATATTAATTGTCTCTAATATGGATGtttctagacatattttagttctagatacgtcCATGCTAGCGACAAGTAATATGTTATCAGAGGGAGTACATCCTTTCCGAAATGTAAGCCTTTCTAGAAAGTTTAGCTTTCTAAAAAGGCTTACATTTCGGAGCGGAGGTAATACCTTTGGTTACAACATTATTTACCACCTTATTTATAGGCTCACAAGTGTACATAATTCAAGGAAGAAATATTAGTGTATTTATCTGAAAGAAAGATTAATGTTTATATGCCCTGAAAAGCGGATTGATGCTAACATTTTCTGGTAATGGACTTTATGCTGCAGGCATGACTACTACAATAGTACTTCAGAAGTGGTACTGACAATTTTTGCCAAGGGTGTTCCTGCTGACAGTGTGGTTGTTGATTTCGGTGAACAGATGGTGTGTTTCTGTCACATATTCTTCCAAATTAGTTGTTATTTCACTGTTGACTAATCGAGCTGCACTTTCTAGCTGAGTGTCTCAATTGAACTTCCTGGTGAGGAGCCATACCATTTTCAGCCTCGTCTGTTTTCAAAGGTACAATATTGTCGTTCGACTTGCACATTGCTATTTCTCTTCCTATTTTCAACAGTACATGTTGTATTGCTATTTCTCTTCAATGCTTTGTCTGCTAAGAGCTCAATGCAGTAAAAATATGGGATCTGCTTCCATGTATTCAATACAGGGCCTCAAAAAGCATATTCTCACATTTGCTAGTGAATAGTCCATAAATATGTTATTATTTTGGGAACATGTTATAAACAATTTGTAAATACATGATTCTGGACTTCATTATGCGAATTTCGGGATGATCTGTGCTTTCTTGTTGGTCAATTACACCCGGGGATCCAGAGTTTATGCTTGTTATTACTTATATAATAATATAATTTACTAACTGTATTTCTATCTATGACAAAATTTACATCATTGATTTGTTTGTTTGTTGACAATCAGATCATCCCAGAGAAGTGCAAATACATGGTATTGTCTACAAAGGTCGAAATACGCCTTGCAAAAGCTGAGCCGATAACTTGGACATCATTGGATTATAAGGGTAAACCAAAGGCTCCTCAGAAGATAAATGCACCAGGTAATTTCTTGAATACGGGTAAATTTGTTAGCttgtttggttggaaaagttTGCTGTGATTGAACCCCTTTGTTGACTACATGATGTTGTTTTGATGTGTAGATACTAAAGCCTTCTaccaacttttttttttcttacCCTAGATGCAATTAAATTACGGAGTATTTTTAATCTGATGATCGTTAGCAGTGCCAACTTTGCTGAAATCCAAATTCTGAGCCATGATCTGCTGCCAACATAAAAGATGTGTTCCTGACATGTCATTAATAAAATATATGATGGTTCCTGCAATGTGTGTGGATGATACTTTCGGTTCGCACTGAGGGCAACAGATGTataagaaaacaaaataaaaaatagaTGATGCTGACTCCTGTTTGTACATAAACCTCCATACCATGCTTACTTTTTTCAGTCAGGCTGTTTTTTAGTGTTCCAAGTTTGCATTATGAAACATTCATATCTTACATGTTTTGCAGCTGAATCAGCCCAGAGGCCATCTTAtccatcatcaaaatccaaaaagGACTGGGATAAGTTGGAGGCTGAAGTGAAAAAACAGGTTTGCGTGTGGGCAATTAATATCAGCTTTCTCTACTGTTATTGAAGTTTCTCATTATTTTGAGTTTGTAACAGGAGAAGGATGAAAAACTTGATGGTGATGCTGCATTGAACAAGTTTTTCCGTGAGATCTACAGTGATGCAGATGAAGACATGCGCAGGGCAATGATGAAGTCTTTTGTATGTGATCTCCATCCTTGTTATTTCCCTTCTGTCAATTGACCTCTGCTTGTATGGCTGGCAGAGTGTTCTCATGCTTAGATCATACTACTTACATACTGTCTGTGAACAACGTGTCTGCTGTTGTAGGTGGAGTCCAATGGTACGGTTCTCTCAACCAACTGGAAAGATGTCGGGAAAAAGCCTGTGGAAGGGAGCCCTCCTGATGGAATGGAGCTGAAGAAGTGGGAGTATTGATGAATTCAGATCATCCATGTTGTAAATCCTGGTTGCGAGTCATGACTTGGCTGCGGACTTACAGATCAATTTCGGTCGGATTACGTATGTCAGCTCATCATCGCGTTTCCGTATTGTTAAGCTGTTTGCGTGACATGTTAGCTTCTAAGTACCTATTCCTAGTTTTGCAAGCTACAGCTGGGCATCTGTGGTAGGAAGTGCAAAACGTAACTTGTATGGTGGAACTATCATCTGTGAAATGGTGCTCTTTTTTGTCTGAAGTAATGCTTCTTATTTAGCCCTCACAGTCTGTTCTGATTTCGTACATGATCCGGTTGATCGCATTTGAATTTTTATATGTGATTGATTGTCTGAGAAATTGGCTAGTCAAGGGTTTCCCTGCTGGCAAAAAGAAATGATGAAGAGTTGTGACTAGTGGGTTGCCCGTATGATCTTCAGAGTGTACTATCTGCTTTGCCATTGTGAGCGGCATTTGTACCTGTAGAAAGTTAAAATCTGGTTAGTTCTTGTTGCCTCCGTGTGTTCGTTGTAGTGAGAGACGAACCACAGTTACATGGATACAAGATCAGAATACCACTAGCAAGCAGACAGAAGAAAAGAAATCTTCAATTGCTGTTGAGAGGGACCATGACAAAATCATACACACGCACACCCAAAATGCCTATACTGCTTGCTTTGTGACCCCTCCCTCGCAAATAGGTGAGCAAAAACGGCAAAAAGTTGTCAATTCTATATAAGTTATAGCTACACTTATCTCTCCAGCTAAAGCGAGAGACGTCGTCCCAGGACGTCGTCTTCCTCGAAAACCTGATCCAGGTCGCCGTCCACGGGCGCCAAGAACTCGTCCAGGTCCAGTCCTGCCGGCCAGAACTCGCTATCGTCATCCGCCGCTGCGTCGTCGGCGCTACAGTCCACAGCCATCGCCGACGTCTCGTTGCTTTCGTCCTCGCACTTCACCGCCGCCCCGTGGGCGTTGCCGCCGTCTTTGGTTTGGCTGTTGGGCGACGTCGTCGGGTGGTCCTCCGCCGGGGTGGACTTGTGGCGGGTGGTGCCGGCGAGCGCGTTGATCTGCGTCGGCACGGGGTGGCAGTGCTCGGCCATGTACGTGATGACGAGCACGCCGGGCTTGGCCGGGCTGCGCTCCACCAGCTTCCGGGCCATGCATCCCTTCATGCTGCTGCACTTGTAGTACCCCCTGATGATCAGAATGAGAGCAAAATTCAGTACACATACACCTTTTCTTTTGGGAATCTAGAGGGCTTTATTTCAAGGCTCTAACTTCCTTCTTAGCAAAATGATGTTATTAATAAAATGATGTTATtgaatctcagttgcaacccatGTTAAACTCACCATTAGCACGGTAACGAAGCAAATTTAACGGTTTAAAGCCATTTTTGTTAGTTGCGAACTCACTTGGaactgatttttttttgttgtatCCTCACTTGTAACAGAAAAAGTCTCAATTGCAACCTGACTTGCAGCTCAATACGAATCCGATGTTGTAGGAGTCTACTACTAAGCACGAGCATCATTCTCACTCTACTAAATTAAAACTTGCAATTGCGTTATTTCAAACAACGGCATACATATACACCTGAGTGACCTGTACCCTGTACTATGACTAGTACGGAGTACTCGAGTACAGGAATCATGTTGTACTGCAAAAGTACACGTGAAGTGTAATGACCTGATTAGCTCGGTCAAAGACTTGGTCATGCATGTTAGTCTAGAGGCTTTATTATAGTGGTGTTGACTTTGCAATTATACCAAAGTGTTTGAAATCCGTGATCACGGTGCGATTTCTTGATGATCGGCTCGTACAAGTAGCAGTACGTGTCAATATATGACCCAAGGTAAGTATGCACGAGTAGACAGCGAGATTGTCCGAAAAGAGAGCAGCTAGTTAGTGACGCGACTGACGACGACTTGCAACGCGTGGAAATGGTAAGTTTAGGTCGAGACTCGAGAGGGAGGTTTGCTAATTAAATTAAGGTAGTAATTAATTACCGGGGATAAGGCGATCCTTTGATGGGCTTTTGGCCGTACTTGCGCCACGCCCAGAGGTCGGAGGAGACGCCCCCGTCGGCCACCGGCACCTCGCACACCACCTTCTTCAGCTGGCTCTTCTTGCTGCGCGCCGTGCGACCTCCGATCAGTACAGTACTCCATACAAAATCGCGCGCGAAGCAGAAATGATCAAAATCAACTTACCTTCGTTTGGGCCGCGGGGTGGTGGTGCGCATGCCGGGCTTCCGCCCAGGCGGCAGGCGCGGCCGAGAGCCGGACGTGGACGCCGCGGAGGGGAACGAGATCATCACCTCGTGGCGGTCGTCCGCTGCCGTAGCCCATGGCTGCGAGGACGGCGCGGCGGACATCAGGAAGGGCTTGCGATCCAAGTCCAGGTACTCCAGGTCGTACAGCGACGCGTCCTTGGCCGCCACCGGTCCTCGCACCATCTCGCGCGGCTCCCGTTTGATCGTCGCTGGCGCCtcggaaggaggaggaggagggccggcACGGTCGACTTCGGGGTGGGAGGAGGGGACTAAGGTGCCGCAGCTCCTCACGACGGCCTGCAGGTCCCAGTCGTTGAGGTGCTCCATGCGCCGCGGCTGCACGGCGCACATGAACGACGACCGCGGCGTTGAGCTCGATGGAGCGCTTGGTTTGACCAAGTgaggggaggaggaggacgcgtgcAGCTGAGCTCGCTCCGGATGGGGTTGACTTTTGGAAGTGGCAGGCCGGTCCGGCAACCCTAATATATACGCACGCGTAGGGACGTCGTCGATCTGTACATAGACGCGTATACTTGGAGGATTGATTAATTTAGGAGAGAGTGGCACGGGGACGGCCTCGATCGCTAGCGATGACTCGATCCCACAAAGTCAAAGCCGAAGCCAAGTGGTGGGCACGGCTTGCAGCAGCTAGCTAGGGgataagaagaagaaagaagatgatCGCGTCCGGATTTGAACTCACCGGCTAGACGCAATTTAACTCTACTGCATTGTTCTATACACTTGTCAAAGGGGTGTTGTCTTGCTATTGTTTTCCTTGACTTTGCTCCAAATGTCaaaagggagagagagtgcatgcATTGAGGAAAAGGCTCGAATCTTGATTGGGATCGAACTCTCTCGCGTCACTAAAGCTGGAGCTATAGCAAAGCCGCAGGGAGAATTAAACTTTGGAGGCGCTTGACTCTTTATGCCAATCCTATATAATTGGCTGCGCCTTGACCAGCCACTTGGGATCGTCAGGCGTCGGTTATAATTCTCCATCTGACCTTGCGCAAATGTCAAAGGGCGTATCAAGGGAGGGAGACAAGGAGAGTGCGTGAGCCGTGGCATAAAATCTCGCCCATATGCGTCAGATCTCTGGAACAGGGCCGCCGCCAATGGGCGCGGCGATAAGTGGCAAAGCGACGGTGGTGGAGTGCGGGGGCCTTTTGGCCACGAAAGGGACGCCAGAGGGATCGTCTTCGTGGTATGTCTCTAGCTAGCTAAGCTCCGTCGCGCCCGCATGGGTGCCGCTGTCGCCGCCGCGCTCGGCTCCGTCTTGTCTAGCTAGCTAGTGCGCGCACGCCCGGCCGGGGGACCCCGGCGTGCGTATTGCCCGCACGCGCGCCGGAGCACCCCTCCGTGCCGTTAGCTTCTCCGGTGATCGGC
Coding sequences within it:
- the LOC127343012 gene encoding protein SGT1 homolog isoform X1; amino-acid sequence: MAAAASDLESKAKAAFVDDDFELAVDLYSQAIDVGPATADLYADRAQAHIKLGSYTEAVADANKAIELDPSMHKAYLRKGSACIKLEEYQTAKAALEVGSSYASGDSRFTRLMKECDDRIAEEASQVPVKSAAAVAVAPATTSGATTVATAAEDKEDGASMENAQPTVEVPSKPKYRHDYYNSTSEVVLTIFAKGVPADSVVVDFGEQMLSVSIELPGEEPYHFQPRLFSKIIPEKCKYMVLSTKVEIRLAKAEPITWTSLDYKGKPKAPQKINAPAESAQRPSYPSSKSKKDWDKLEAEVKKQEKDEKLDGDAALNKFFREIYSDADEDMRRAMMKSFVESNGTVLSTNWKDVGKKPVEGSPPDGMELKKWEY
- the LOC127343012 gene encoding protein SGT1 homolog isoform X2 → MAAAASDLESKAKAAFVDDDFELAVDLYSQAIDVGPATADLYADRAQAHIKLGSYTEAVADANKAIELDPSMHKAYLRKGSACIKLEEYQTAKAALEVGSSYASGDSRFTRLMKECDDRIAEEASQVPVKSAAAVAVAPATTSGATTVATAAEDKEDGASMENAQPTVEVPSKPKYRHDYYNSTSEVVLTIFAKGVPADSVVVDFGEQMLSVSIELPGEEPYHFQPRLFSKIIPEKCKYMVLSTKVEIRLAKAEPITWTSLDYKGKPKAPQKINAPAESAQRPSYPSSKSKKDWDKLEAEVKKTGEG
- the LOC127343013 gene encoding WRKY transcription factor 22, with the protein product MCAVQPRRMEHLNDWDLQAVVRSCGTLVPSSHPEVDRAGPPPPPSEAPATIKREPREMVRGPVAAKDASLYDLEYLDLDRKPFLMSAAPSSQPWATAADDRHEVMISFPSAASTSGSRPRLPPGRKPGMRTTTPRPKRSKKSQLKKVVCEVPVADGGVSSDLWAWRKYGQKPIKGSPYPRGYYKCSSMKGCMARKLVERSPAKPGVLVITYMAEHCHPVPTQINALAGTTRHKSTPAEDHPTTSPNSQTKDGGNAHGAAVKCEDESNETSAMAVDCSADDAAADDDSEFWPAGLDLDEFLAPVDGDLDQVFEEDDVLGRRLSL